The sequence ATGAAAACATGGTTTTAATTTGGTGTAAATTTGGAATGTAAAGCTTATATATGCATTAAATGGAATAATGTTACAATAATCAAGAATATGCACAAACATCTATCATACTGCCAAATCTTCCCCGAcagatatgcacttaatgataAATACTCATTTTGCGTGGTTTATAACTATCCATGAGTGCATTAGGGCATCTAATAATGCTATATAGGCCGATATGATAAGGGATCATGCTTTGTTCCTTTGTCACAATGATTTTACACTAAAAtaccttgtttttttttaagaataaaatagCTAGGTTTAATCCCATGCTGTAACAAGGAGTCCTCTTGCTCTTTACCTTGATTGTAAGATGCTTCACCAGTTTTCTTGAACAATCTCCAAGGTCTCAACATATGCGGCTTCGGGGCTTGTAAAGGCTTGGAGTTTGGACCTAGTTCCCATCCCACTTATTTCTTAAGATGTCAGCTTAATTTGGTCAAGGAACCTTGAGTTCTTTTTAAAGATTGTAGTAAATTAAAAGCTTGTACCATAAATCATAAAGAAAATATCACAGGCCTTCTTCATGACTTCAGTGCTTCCTTACAATTAAGGTGGAAATCTTTCCAATCAACTCTGTGGGACTTACTCTGAGAAAAAGATACCGTAAGTCACTAGTTAGTTGAAAAAATAAACTTCTATCCTTGAGTAGTAGGTttattgtaacaacccaagaccttacCCCAAAAGACTAGCTAGAAGGAGTTATTTAGGTTCCTTAGCCccgtataaatatccaagatctacccgcCGAAGAGACTTACTCAATGGTCACTGCTAACCGCTTTGGTCCCAAAACTTTGGGGTTGCTTATTCCAATAAACGTTGGTTACATTTCTTTATGCTATTTGTACTAGTAACCGATTTATGGATGGTGCTCTTGGGATCCCAGCATAACGATTCTATTTCTGTCTAAATTTCGGAGTAAATGAGTTCTAGATGCGGTATTTCCTTAGTAATTCTTTTAGGGCCCTGACTTGTCACGAGTCTGAATTTCATATTTTCGGAGATATGGAGCTAAGCAAATGCCGGCACGAGTCCTCACATGCTCTCACCATTTATGCCTTGGTATTCTCGCTGGGTTAAGGGTCcaaatcaaatccaatcacaagaaccataaatccaatcacaaacactacgACCAGCTCATGATTTCTTGATCCCCATTTATTTATCATGGACACTAGCAATTCTTGTAGCATTGAATTTCATAGTTATGTAAGCATACCTTCTAAAAGTAAAGTTTGCATATgaagaaataatatttttacataCTAAGTATCATTTCTTCGCAACCCAAATTTGATGCCTAAGTGAAGTACAATCAAAACAAAATTTCATATTGATTAAATAAGAAgaagagacctaaattaaatttaactatTAAATGGATCAAGGAATATCCCAACACTATAAAAGCAgcgaattttcccaacttttcaATTCCCATAAGTCCCTAATTAGATTTCTCCTTTAAAGCTCAAACCATGGCAGGTTTCTATAGAAAATGGTTCCAACATTGTTGGACTCTAAGAAGAACGAGTCCAAGAGGGAACTCTTCTTGAGTTGGGAATCCATGTTTCTGTACATGCTAAGAATAAAGAATTGCATGTCCGTCACAATCTAAATTCATTAGTGATTTGTTTGACATAGAAAAACTGAAAGTTATCTACCTTAAGAACGAAATATACCAAATAAATCTAAaagaatttcataaggaagatATACAGTGTCAAATCCATGTCAAAATATTTTGCATTTTATCTTATACCTAAAATCTCTAGCAGAAGCCACATGCATTAAaactaatataaatatatatgtttaacATTTAAAAAACTGATAATATCATAAATTAATAATACAACGACAGCACatgttatagaatatattaagcTAAAGTTGCTCTAGATAGATTGAATTTGATGATGACGACTATGATGACAATCATATTAaggagcatggaaatatcaggAAGCAGGTGGAGGACAGCTACTTTGCAGTATGTAGAGTAGGAGATCAAGCTATTATGGATACAAAAGATAAGGTCAAGGGACTCAGAAAAAAGAGAAGTTGTGCACAAAGAACATTGCACTAAGAAAAACAGTATTCATGGAAATTACAAGCAATAGCAtaagattattttttaaatagtacATGCCAACAGAGTAACAGAACAGAATCAGTAGTAATAATTTTGGTGCTCACTGTCAATGCAAGAAGCTGAACTTTTGGATTCTTATGCCGAAGACGCTTTTTGAGTCCTTTTACAACATCCTTTGCTTGTCTGGTAAaccaaaaattgagaaaaaaaataaaatattagaacAGTGAATTTACTATTATTCTGTTTTAGATATCATGAGCATCAATCAACAGATGCCATTGCATCAGAGCACATAAATGAAGGATAAAGGTTTAAATATGTTTATGCTCTTAAATTATACAgatgaaatatattattaaaatgtTTGTGCATCAGTGCCACCATTTTGAAGGTCATTCTAGGTCACAATTAGCAAGAAAATAGAAGCCTACAGAAGATTTTCATGGTTTGCATTATTATTTATGTCAAGAATAAACTAAAGTTACATAAGCACAAGTCTTGATTCAATCACAGAGTATACAGCAGATTAGATCACACAAAATTCTAGAAGTCTGGCAATATTTTCTTGCAATATTGCAATGCATATCCAAACAAAGGATTGTACATAATATAGCAAACCAGAAAACATGTCAATGATTGAGGACTCAAAATACAAGAAGAAAGTCCTATCTCACCTCCCTAATGAAAATGCTACACATGCAAATAGTTGGGGAATTCATTTTGATATATGCAGCTTCAAAAGAACATCCAAAAGCAAAGAATTGGGCAGTAGACCATCCGAAGATTTTGTTTGGACAGTAAGTATCAGGATTTTATTGGTACTAAGCCAGAAGACCAGGAGACCAAGTCTCATGACACAATGTGAAGCAACTGTTTTTCTTCGGGTGCACTAATTGGAAAGATGTGAAGTTTCCAACATAATATGACAGGGCATAAAACAAAGTATTTCAAAAAGCAAAACTAGCATTTTGAGCACAAAAAATTGTATGATAGGACAGGACCCAAGAAGAGCTAAATGTACAATAAATACTACAGGGGGTGTACAAAACCAGCCAATCTAAAGAAACTTGCATTTAATTAAGTGGTAAATCTATTTTCCAAGGACATTATTCATTTTCTGCATGGACCAATCCAAACTAATAATTCCAAATAGATAGAGTTGGCTTAACGAATCAAAAAATTATCCATCAAGGTTTGAGAAGTTGCTGCTATCGGCTCTCTATTACATTAACTGTCCAGGATTGATGCTTAATTGCTAAATAGAGGAACTTTTAGACAAGAGTGAGACCTATCATCAGACCTAATAAGACCAATTCGTACCAAGTACTACCATAAAGCATTTGAATTCATATCTACACTCAATCAAAAATCAAGAGTTTAAGTCCTCTAAGTCCATTGATTTTGCCCTTGGTAAGATTTCATTTAGTTTTATCTGAAAACTTTACTATCTCTTTATCAATAACAAGGATTTAGGTATTGGAGCTAGCACTTATGCCGTTCACCTACCAATTAGCATGCAACATGCCGTGTTAGCCTATATGCCACTCTATAATGaagcaaacaaataaataaatcaataatcTTTTTTAATTATGAGTGGTACAAACAAGCATGATCAGCACTTGAAACGATGAATAATGGCATGGGTAAATTAGGCAAAAATATTGATTGCCTCTAATGACATGCTAGTCTAATTTGCAATTCACCCACCACAATGATTAATTAAGATGTCATCTCATCTTATCCGTCTACACCTCTTTCTCTCTGTGAatgctctttctttttcttactaAAAAAACATTGTGTGCTCATGTATTCAAGTTACTAGTTTTGAGCCTCCATATAGTGTAGTGGTCGAATAAACAGCAAGGTCAAAATCATTAGGATGCAAGTTTTACAAGCATACATAGTGAATGTTGTTTTTGCAATAAAAATGCAAGCACAATTTGGGAATGAATctctttcctttattccaacAAGGAAAAGCAATCTACTCCACCGGACTAATAGAGGTCCGAGTCTCATCTTTCTCATTCCAATTAATATGTGTGCTTGGGAGTCTTTATAATTTTTACAAACCAAAAACttaccatgatttttttttgtctattTTTTCCTTTATTAGGAAAAATATTTATCCACGTGAACAAGCTTCTTTTTTccaaaggagaaggaagagtaAGTCTTGTTAATTTGGGCTGTCCATGACAGGCATAATTATAAGTTCACTCTTGACACACAGTTCCCACCTCTTTCTGTCATGCATGCTCATGTCAAATGTCTCGGTCTCCCCACCCAACACTTCTTTTCTATTGTAGATGCCCCACTTTCTCACGTTTCCAACTTCCTACCTATCTCTTCGTTTAGTCCATGTAGCATCTCCAACATTCATCCAACTATATTTCAATTGCACAAGCACATACATATATAGCTTTCTCTCACTTTCTATTATACCTATCTCCTACAATTTATATAGCCGCTATTTCTATCTTAGCCTTCCCTTTTACACTTCCCGCTCCCACccccttatctttatctcatttCCCTCTTCAGATAAACCAAATTCCATCATAACTAACAAAGAAAGATTTAATCTGTCTCTATCCCaaccctccctctttcttctctagCTTTCTTTTATTCAGGTTTTTGCTTTTCCAAATAGTGCACTATAttcaaatttcttaaatattacACTAATTAGCAATTACAGAATTGATACCCGTAATTGAAAAGAAATGGAAAACCAATAAAAACAATAGGGGTTTAACATTATTTTGTTGATATTATTTATATAGACACCTTTTGATAGACCTCCTTTTGTCTCATTTTTGTTATAAAAAAGTGTACATATTTAAATTTCTCATGTTCCTTATAAAGATAATGCTATTTCCCAAACAGATGCATCGAAAATTCCATGCAGAGATCAGATCTAGCTTCTACTTTCTTTAGGAAGTCATCCCATTAGCTCATGCCTTAAGGCATTTGCAGATAAAAGTGATGCTTGCACCAATGTCACACGTAAGTGGATATGTTATTATGAGAACCAAGGGGATCACATATGTGGAAACTCCATAGGTAATTTGTACATGCACATCCACATTGTCCCCCATATGGTAGTATCTAGGTAATTAGCACTGTAATTGGCCCCAGTGCTTTAGGAAACTCAATTATGTCAAAGGCATAACACGGTGATTGCATTAGTTTCAAATCTCTGAAGATCTTGGTGACCTCAGCCTCTCAAACAGGACACCAATCTCCACAAGATTCACAAACAGAAAAGTAGAGAAGTACTTAATCTATCCAACATTTGAGTATTTACTGATGGTTCCATAGCTCAACCTTATGAGACAGATGCAGAACATCTCCTACATCCATGCACCTATATTTCTATTTCATAGCTTAAAATGCTGCCGTCCAAATTTCCTCACATAATAGATTGAATTTATCTAACTGTCATACCAAGGCATCCTAGACCTATTCTTAATCCCATCAAATTACTAACAGATGCTATAGAGCCTCAATTATCATCTTTCCTGCGAAAAGATATCAGGTCTTTAACTAAAACACTTCTAATGAATCGAAATTAACCAGCCCTGCTCCAGTATCGTCAAATAAAAACCTCAAAAAAATCCAAATTCGAAACAAATGAAACAGAAAGATGGCTTCGAAAATGGAACGGAGAGAGAAAACTGGCAGAAGATGAATCCGATACCCAGGGTCGCGACTGCAAATGTCGCAGATCTCCATGTTCATCGCCCAATCCGGACCGATCAGCATGGTGCTCGTCGCCCGATTCGCCAACGAGCCCGTCATTGCTGCACCCCAATCGATCCAACAGGGAGAACAGAACAACCAAGAAAGTGGGAGGCGAGATCCCGGCTAGCCTCGCCCGGAACCTGTTCCCCCGCCGATCGAAGAGAGGCGGGCACAAACCCTTGGTGGGGGAGAGAGAAAAACCCTAACCGATTCCCGAGATCTCTCCTTTCCCGTCGCCGGCGAGGCCCTGGTTTTCTTACGGATATTTTATTTAAgatggagaagaaaaggaaatggcTCTCGCTGCGGCTGTATCTTCGCTAGGCTCTCTCCGCCGATGCGCTGTCTTCTTGTTGGTGATTTGATCTATTAACGACTCGTTTGGAGAAATGGGAATAAGTCCATGTTTCGTTGTATTTAACGGGTGGGTGGTCCTGGCGTGGCGGCAGCCTCTGCCTCGATCGCAACGTTAGGAAAGTTTGGATGAGggaatttataaaataaaattttttatgatatatatatatagaaagtgAGAGAGATTATTGCAGTTGATAAAAATGACATGAGCTTCCAAAAAATAAGCAataaccaaatataaaaaataataaaaaaaaatgttggatttaTGCTGATAATAACATCACTAAAATCGCACATAAGTATCATTAGTATAGTACATTAGGTTCGCATGATTACTGAAAGTATAGAAATATGGAGGCCTAATGTTTTACCAATACTTCTCTTCATAATTTTGACTATACCGTATTAGATTAGGTCTTAGCACATACAATGAATATTTGGCATAAATAAAAGATGGTTAAAATATTAGTTTTGAGAGGCATGTAGTTTCAAGATCCATTAGAATTTGATCATTAatttagaaagaagaaaaaaaggaaaggaaaaatggtaGTTGGAGGTTAGAATTTTGTAAGGTACAAACCAAATAGGGGGGAGGTAAGATGGAGTGGCATTCTTAGAAGATCTTAGGAGATCAAAGGTCCCTAGAAAATATAGAGAAATGGTTTGGAATTTTTCCCGTGCTAATAAATCTACTACTGAGTTTGCATTGTTTGTAGGCATGACCGGCAATAAAACTTAAAAAATGTCAAGTTTAACTTGCAAATCTAAAGGCAAAATGTATAGGTAttaaggcttctttttctttttctctagaTTGTAACCAAGAGATTATAAACAAAGGGATCTCCTTCCAGCCAAATATTCATATCTTTAAAAATTGATGGTTATCATTCACATTCCTTCCCAAGATCTATGGAGCTCGTCCATAAATGTTATACATTGGACTATAAAACAATAATATagtatcaaaaaaatatatttgagtaCTCATGGGAATCTCTATGACTTGTGTGAAGCTGGTAATGCAAGAATTTATAAGTAATCTAAGTTTTAACCAGTGGCTTACAAAATGTTTATTTTCTAAAAACTTTTATTATCCATTTCACTATATAACACAACTCCCATGATATCTTCTAGTGAGGTTTGTCCAGTGgttcgtatttctcgtactttCTTCGAGTTTTTCAGACCATTTATATAATAAACATCACACTCTCGTGAGGCACATCTCATTATTTGAGACTCTCTCTCATATCTTGCATGTATCATGCTCTCGCTTATATTGATGAGATAATTAAACTATAAAATGTAAATCATATCTTGATTTGCTAAATCCATTTGAAACTTTGAGATCTACGAAGCAGCTTGACCCGTAACCGCAATCAACACGAAATAACTCTGATCTGAATAAAGATTAGCAGAGAAATCTTTTGGAGAGAGAGTTTTTAATATGTGTTTTAGAGAAGGGGTTCAACATGCTATTTATAGCTCTCTCTATAGACCAAACGCCGTGGGTGGTTACACCCATAAAGAGTCACTCCCCATCAAGATAATCCTTCACTACTGCAAAATTACCTTAATGCCCCTAAGATCATCAGAATTTAAGAAATTCAAGGGATACTTGTCAAATGTAGATTCTAATTAAACAGGATTAGAGTTTAATTAAACAagatccaatatatatataaggtagAGTACTTGGCTCTTGTGGATTTAATATGGATCTTCAAATTCAAGGTCTTGTATGTAAATTAAGATCTAATAAAAATATACGagaatttatattttcttcAACATATCAACTTGCAGACCCATAAGCAATTTCTCTTCTAATTAGGGGCTCAAAAAAAttttctcaatatgtttagaaaATAAAGTAAGGCGGCAACATTTATCGTCCTCACTTGTTGCTTGCAAACAAACTATAGTTTATACCTTTAGTGATCAAATATTAGAGTTTAAACTTTAAAATTCTCTGAGGATAGATTCTGATACGTCTCCAAATTAGCCACAACTCACCATAAAGACCAGCTAATCAAAGCACACCACGACTCTAACACGTGGCAGATCAAAAACCAGTCATTTTTGACCGACTTATATACTCACATCTTCTGGTGGCAAGTAAACTTCTCCGCCCAACATACACAAAAGAGGAGAGATAAACAATAGAGAACATTTTTACTATATGAGAGAttgccttcttcttctgttttatgAGAACTATACTGATTTGGGCATTAAAGAGTCTTCGAATATATTtgggtcaattttttttttttttggctctgtACTATTTTAGGTCGTGATATTGCCATCTGATGAAGATCCCAGCCGCGATAATCAAGCACCGCCCATTTTTATTTTCCGGCATCATTATATCTATGGCGGTTTAAGATCAGTTAATTTTTCAGCGGCCACagattctattattttttactTTAGCGGGACACGAGAAACGGAGAAAGTTTGTTTGGTGCAAGCAAGTGACAACCGAACGTAAAACCCGAattgtaacaaaaaaaaaaaaaaacgtcaaACCCGAATAtttttcttccctctctcccaCGCGCTAAAACCCTCCAATTAGGGTCAGAAGTCGACCCCAGAATCGTGCTAGCTCCATGAATCTCCCCGCAGAAGCCTTGCTTAGGGTTCTTTCTCTCTGAATCCAGAAACCCTAATCCCCAGATCGGGTTTGGTTTTGCTCCCTCTTCTTATGGCGATCATCGGCGACGCGCTTCGCCAGGCGTTCATGCCGAAGCACGAGTACGAGAGCCTCcgggaagaggagaaggcctGGGGCCGCCTCCAGAGGCCCCTGGCTGCGGCCCTCGCGGTGGCGCTCGGCCTTGCTGTCGTCATCGCTGTCTCCGTGAGCACGAGCATCGTCTTCCCCGGGGATGCCAGCCAGCGGCCGTTCTGCCGGGACCGCAGGATCCAGGCACTGCCGATGAACGCCACCCAGGAGCCTGATATGTACGGATACCACGGCGCATTCTATTTGACGGACGAGGAGGCGGCGGACTATTATTGGATGGTTGTCTTCATCCCATCGGCGATCGTCTTCTTGGCTTCGGTCATCTACCTCCTGGCCGGTGAGCCAGCTTCTTTGGGttactttcctttttcttgtttcATTCTCTTATCAACTTTGTGAAATTTCTAGAacattgattgaatcccgagcgATTTCTTGGCATGTCAGAGGTGTTACTTTACATAATGCAAAAATTGTGGAGCGGTTTATTGTTGAGATTTATTGGCAATACTGACAAGAACATGCATATGGACATCATTGATTGGGTTCAGGGTGGTAGTTCTGTTAAGAAGTTTATATTTACTGCCTGCTTGGATGCCTGAATATGTTGTCCCTGTATAAATTATTCCAACAACTgaaaattgagagagagagaggaaacaaTGAGAGAGAAGGAATCAATGCAACCAAGAAGCTCTGAAATTACACGACCTCACACACCCCCATTCCTCTTCAAGGTGATTGATGGTATTCCAGCTTTAGGACTGGAAGACTGGAGATTTCCTTGAATGAATTAAAATTTTCTCTCTCACAGATAATCTGTTCTGACTATCCACCATACATAGGTAACTCTAAGGAGTAAGGATTATTTATGCGGACATCCAAATAACCCCTTAGTGGGCGTAATGAAAGCAAAACAGAGCTGTGTGAAGCTAAAAGATTTGTTTCATTT is a genomic window of Phoenix dactylifera cultivar Barhee BC4 chromosome 4, palm_55x_up_171113_PBpolish2nd_filt_p, whole genome shotgun sequence containing:
- the LOC103706856 gene encoding uncharacterized protein LOC103706856 isoform X2 encodes the protein MAIIGDALRQAFMPKHEYESLREEEKAWGRLQRPLAAALAVALGLAVVIAVSVSTSIVFPGDASQRPFCRDRRIQALPMNATQEPDMYGYHGAFYLTDEEAADYYWMVVFIPSAIVFLASVIYLLAGIAVAYSAPRRHICLKVVENNYCASKRAKWDCKRVNLMIFQLLWCYYVLEGCKWFLVCPVGDKDKVVMMLVLPIFFGTPISMFTLFIMFTLFIYFFLIQSYSDQAWYNI